GCGTGCGTAGAATGCATATAAATATCAGTCTATTGAGATAACAATAGGGACGCTGGTCAGCCACCTGTCAACAGACCAATGTCATAAATATGACAAAATCTCTGACAGGATGCCAAGGGGCTTGCTAGCTGGCGCTTCAGGAGAGGTCGAAAAGGGAAGCCCATGGTCCATTTGGGTGCACCGAGGGCTTCCGCGAGCGGAGTGGGAGTTTGGTAGCTTAGGCTTAGCCTTGCTCGGCCAACTGTTCCAGCAGACAAGACTGAACGTGGACTAACTGCGATTCAGGTTCGGGAGTCAGTCGCCGATAAGTGCCGTCGGACTGAAGCACCCAGGCCTGGCTGTTGTCCTTCAGGTACAGTTCCAGATCCTGGCGGATGCGTTCCGCCAGCTTCTTGTTCTCGATGGGAAAACAAGTCTCGACGCGGCGGAACATGTTGCGCTTCATGAAATCGGCGCTGGCAGCATAGATCTCGTGCTCGCCATTGTTTTCGAACCAATAGATGCGGCTGTGCTCCAGAAAACGACCGATGATGGAGCGAACCTCGATATGCTCGGAAATGCCGGGCACCCCCGGGCGCAGTGAGCAGACGCCGCGCACGATGAGGACGATCTTCACACCGGCCATGGAGGCGCGATACAAAGCCTGAATCAGCTGCGGCTCCTCGACGGAATTGACCTTGATCACGATACGCGCAGGGGTCCCGCGCCTGGCATGTTCGATTTCCCGGTCGATCTTGCGCAGTAAGGCACCGTGCAGTGTGAACGGCGATTGCAACAACTTGTTGAGCCTGCTCACCTTGCCCAGGCTGGTGAGCTGCAGGAAAACCCGCCGGACGTCCTCGCCCAATTCCTTGTCGCTGGTGAACAAGCCATAGTCGGTATAGATGCGCGAGGTGGTGGAGTGATAATTGCCCGTGCCCAGATGGGTGTAGTAGCGCAGGTCCCGGCCTTCGCGGCGCAGTATCAGCAGCATCTTGGCGTGGGTCTTGTAGCCGACGATACCGTACACCACCTGCACCCCGGCCTCCTGCAAACGGGTCGCCAGGGATATGTTGGCCTTCTCATCGAAGCGCGCCAGCAGTTCAACGACCACCGTCACTTCCTTGCCGGCCCGGGCCGCGCGAATCAAGGCCTCCACGATGGGAGAATTGGAGCCGGTGCGGTACAGGGTCTGCTTGATCGCCACTACCTGCGGGTCATCCGCCGCCTGCCGGATCAGATCGATCACCGGCGCAAAGGATTCGTACGGGTGGTGCAGCAGGATATCCTGCTTGCGAATGGCCTCGAAGATATCGTCCTTGTTGACGGCGAGCTGCCGCGGGACGCTGGAGGCAAAGAACGGGTACTTCAGGTCCGGGCGCTCGATGCGGTCGTAGACCTCGCGGGTGCGGCTCAGGTTGACCGGCCCGTCGACCTTGTACAAGCGGTCCTCGGTCAGGCCGAACTGGGTCAGGAGGAACTGCACGACGCCATCCGGACAGTTCTCGGCCACTTCCAGGCGCACCTCGTCGCCGTAATTGCGGCTGGTCAGCTCACCCTCGATGGCGCGCAGCAGATCGTCCACTTCTTCCTTGTCCAGGAACATCTCGCTGTTGCGCGTAACGCGGAACTGGTAGCAGCCGCGTACCTTCATGCCATGAAACAAGTCGTCGACGAAGGCGTGGATGATAGACGAGAGAAAGACGAAATCGTGCGGCCCGCTCTCGGTGTCTCCCTGGGGCAGTTGTATGATCCGGGGCAAGGCCCGGGGGGCCTGCAGGATCGCCATATGGATATCCCGTCCGAAGGCGTCCTTACCGGAAAGGGAAACGATGAAATTGAGGCTCTTATTGAGGATGCGCGGGAACGGATGTGCCGGATCCAGCCCCATGGGGCTCAGAATCGGCAGCAGTTCCTCCTCGAAGTAGCGGCGCAGCCACTGCTGCTGGGAGTCGTTCCAGTCGCCACGGCGAATGAACCGGATACCCTGTTCCTCCAGCAAAGGGAACAGCACCTCGTTGAGAACCCGGTACTGTTCCGCCACCAGCTCGTGGGCGCGCTGACAGATGGCCGCCAGGGATTCATGGGGCGACAGACTGTCGGGCTCGGTGCGGCCTGCGCTCAGTTCCGCCTTCTGGATCAAGCCAGCGACCCGCACCTCGAAGAATTCGTCCAGATTCGAGCAGGAGATGCTCAGGAAATTGAGCCGCTCCAGCAACGGCGTATTTTCATCCTTGGCCTGCTCCAGCACCCGCTGGTTGAACTCCAGCAGGCTCAGTTCGCGGTTGATGTAGAGTTTCGGGTCGTTCAGGTCTACCGTCTCATCCGACGCGACCGCCTCATCCTTGCGGGTTCCCGCCCGCGCCGTCGCATGATGGACCTGCAGGCGCATGGCGCTGTCGTGCTTCTCCATGTCGCCCACCAGGTGCCTGGCGGCCCGGACCATGCGCTCCGCCTTGTGCCGGTTGAACCCCGGTATCTTGAGCAACTGGTCGACGTTGGCCGTCGCCAGCTCCTCCACCGAGAAAATCCCATGCTCGGCGAGCATGGCTCGGCTCGACTTGCTGATGCCCCTGATACTGTTGATGATCAAATCAGTCTCCAATCGTCATGAATCCGTCAAACGCGCGACCGCGCAGGCGTGCTGCGCCAAAGACTCACTCCTGTCCCCCGAACAGGGCCAGGTACTCGCCATAGCCCTCCTGCTCCAGGTCTTCCTTGGGAATGAAGCGCAGGGCCGCGGAATTGATGCAATAGCGCAGTCCCGTGGGTGCAGGGCCGTCGTCGAAGACGTGGCCGAGGTGTGAATCGGCGTGGGTGCTGCGCACCTCCGTGCGCACCATCATCCAGGACACATCGCGGTGCTCCTGAATATTGTCCTGGATCAGCGGCCGGCTGAAGCTGGGCCAGCCGGTGCCGGAATCAAACTTATCCAGCGAACTGAACAAGGGTTCTCCCGAAACCACATCCACGTAGATCCCGGCCCGGTGATTATCCCAGTAGGCGTTATTGAAGGGCGGCTCGGTGCCACAGGCCTGGGTCACGTAAAACTGTTCCTCGTCCAGACTGCCCTTAAGCGTCTCCGGATCCGGCTTTCGATACTCGCCTTTGCGCCAGTTCATGAACTCGTCTCCAATCAAAATATCGGGCGGGCCGCCACTACGCGCCGGGATTCCCACAGTAAGCTGCGAGCACCTGCCGGCAACCTTCGATGGCGCCCAGGTGCGCGATTTCGTAGCCATGGGTGTTGTCCGTGGGGAACCCCAGGCAGGCGGCCCTGGGCACGTGGCCGTTCTTCATCACAATGGAGGCATCGCTTCCAAAGCCATTGAGCACCACGTGTTGAACGGATAAACCAGCGGAAACCGCGGCCCGCGCCAGTTTCAGGTTGAGCGCCTCGTCGTAGAGACCGTAGCCGTCCTGGGAGACCAGGACCGGCGTCTCATCCGAAGCCAGAGGATACTCCGCCGACTTAGGACAGATCTCCAGGGCAATCAGTTCATCGATGGCAAGGCTGCGCGTAAAAAACATGGCGCCGATGGCGCCAACTTCCTCGCGGGCGGTGAATGCCAAATGAAGATTGCAGCACGGCTCGCCCAAGGTCTCCGCCAGGTCCAGCAGGAGGGCCACCGAGGCCTTGTTGTCCAAGGTATAACTGGCCAGGTAATCGCCCATCCTGAAAGGCGCCTTGCGGTGGCGGCCCACCACCATCCGGGTTCCTGCCCGTACCCCTGCCGCCTCCAGTTGTCCGGCGCTGAGCTTGGTCTCGATCCAGACATTTTCCCACTTGAGCGCCCGCTCCTCCTGATGGCATTTTTGCGGCGACTCGTGGGACACATGGCGTGACCCGAAGCTGAGAATGCCCGAAACCAGGCCATGGTCGCCCAGGAGATCGACCACTCCCTCTCCGTAAACCCACGGGAAGGCCCCCCCAAGCTTGCGCACCTCCACCCGCCCGTCCGGTGCCACGCGCTTGACGATGGCGGCGATTTCGTCCTTGTGGGCTGTGATGGCCAGATTGCGCGACCGGTCGCGGCCCGGAATGCTGGCGATGATATTGCCGGCCGCATCCTGCCGGCACTCGACGCGCAGCCGCCGCAGTTGCGACAGGATCAAGGCATCGATTTCGTCCTCGGCACCGCTGGGGGAGTGACACAGCACCAGCGACTCGATACGCTGGCAAAGCCGCTGCCAGGAGTCGGGGCAGTCACCGCTGGATTGCATCATTGGGAAACTACGGTACCATTTCACAGTCGAATGTTATGAATTTTACACCGAGAAGGAGAACCGTAAATGAACCAGTATGATATCGCCCAGCGCGCCCGCGTGGGCGTTCTGGAAACCAACAAAGTCCTGCGCAATACCTACGGTCTGCTGGCCATGACGCTGCTGTTCAGCGCCTTCACCGCCGGCGTATCGATGGTGATGGGCATGCCCTACCCGGGCCCGATCATCACCCTGGTCGGTTACTTCGGCCTGCTGTTCCTCACCAACAAGTTCAGCAACAGCGCCTGGGGCATCGTCTGGGTATTCGCCTTGACTGGCTTCATGGGCATGACCCTGGGCCCGATCCTGAACTTCTACGTGACCCAGATAGCCAACGGCGGCCAGCTGGTGATGACTGCCCTCGGCGGCACCGGCGCCATCTTCCTGGGCCTGTCAGGCTATGCCCTGGTCACGCGCAAGGACTTCAGCTTCATGGGCGGCATGCTGATGGTGGGCATCCTGGTGGCCTTCCTGGCTGGCCTGGTTTCCCTGTTCGTTCCCGCCATGCCGGGCCTGCATGTGGCCGTCTCCGCCATGTTCGTCCTGCTGATGTCGGGCATGATCCTGTGGCAGACCAGCGAGATCATCCACGGCGGCGAGACCAATTACGTTCTGGCCACGGTTTCGCTCTACGTTTCCATCTTCAACCTGTTCACCAGCCTCCTGCAGTTGCTGGGTATCTTCAGCAGCGACGACTGACACGCTCTCCATCGGGAGGGAGGCTAAGCTCCCTCCCATCCTTCACTCTCTCGCCCCGCTGCGCGGGGCACGTCTGAGTTCTCCCCCAAACGCCTATACTTCCGATAGCCCGGCGCTTGTCTGTCGTCCTACGCCGAGGCTCGTTGAAAGCCACGGCGCGTGAGCCGTGAGTGACCGACACCTTGCCGCGAGATCACAGCCATGGACCTGTTCTCCAAGGAGGCGCTGGCCGCATACTGGTCAGGACCTGAAATGGGCGTCAACCTCATCGTCTTCATGAATCTGGCGGGCTCGCTGCTCCTAGGCTTCCTGGTAGGCTATGAGCGTTCCTACCACGGCCGCGCCGCCGGCATGCGCACCTATGGCCTGGTCTGCATCGCCTCCTGCGCCCTCACCGTTATCGTCGGCTACCCCAGTTTCTGGTACGGCGGCCATCCCGCCGCCCATAGCGCCTTTACCGTGCCACCGGACCCGACACGGGTCATCCAGGGCATCGTAACGGGAGTCGGGTTCCTCGGCGCCGGTGTAATCATGAAGGAAGGACTCAACATCAGCGGGCTGACCACCGCCGCCTCAATCTGGACCGCATCGGCCATCGGCGTGCTGGTGGGCATCGGGTTCTATGGCGCCGCGATCCTGCTATCGCTGATTTCCGCCGGCTGCATGATGTGGGCCTCGAAGGTGGAGAATTGGCTGCCCTCGCGCCACGCCATTGCGATCAGCCTGCGCTTTCAGCCGGGATTTGCGCCACAGGAAAAAGACCTCGCCCAGGCGACGCTGGAGCGGGGCTACGAAATCGCGCCCGGATCATTCTCCATCAACTTCGAGCACGACAAAATGGAGTGGCGCTTCGTCGCCGTCGCCCTGGGCCGGGGCCGGGGCATGCCGCTTTCCCAACTTTCCCATGAAATGTCCGCCCTGACGGGTGTCGAGCGCTTCCACGTTTCCCACGCGCGGAACTGAACACCGAGACGGCGGTTTGCCCCGAACAAACGCAAAACCCCGGGGATCGCCCGGGGTTTTGCTGAGTCGCGGAGAACGTTGCGTAAACCGCTCAGGTAGCGGCCTCCACGGCCTTCATACTCAGCCGCACACGGCCCTGACGGTCAATTTCCAAGACCTTCACCCGCACCATGTCACCTTCGGACAGTTTGTCGCTGACCTTCTCCACGTGTTCGTCGGAGATCTGCGAAATGTGCACCAGGCCGTCCTTGCCGGGCAGGATGGTGACGAACGCGCCGAAATCCATAAGGCGGGCCACCTTGCCCTCGTAGATCTTGCCCACCTCCACTTCCGCGGTGATGGCCTCGATGCGGCGGCGCGCTTCCGCGCCAGCCTGCTTGTCCACGGATGCCACGCGAATCACGCCATCGTCGGTGATGTCGATGCTGGCGCCGGTCTCCTCGGTGATACTGCGGATGGTAGCCCCGCCCTTGCCGATGACCTCGCGGATCTTGCTGGGATCGATGCTGAAGCTCATGATCCTGGGCGCATAATCGGACATCTCCTGGCGCGGCGCGGCCAATTCGGCCTCCATCTTCTCCAGGATGTGCATGCGCCCGTCCTTGGCCTGAGCCAGAGCGACTTTCATGATCTCCGGGGTGATGCCATCAATCTTGATGTCCATCTGCAGGGCGGTGACGCCGGTGCGGCTGCCGGCCACCTTGAAATCCATGTCGCCCAGGTGGTCTTCGTCACCCATGATGTCGGACAGAACCGCGAACTTCTCGCCTTCCTTGATCAGGCCCATGGCGATGCCCGCCACCGGCGCCTTGGTCGGCACGCCCGCGTCCATCAGGGCCAGGCTGGAACCGCACACTGAAGCCATGGAACTGGAGCCGTTGGATTCCGTGATTTCCGAAACCACGCGCACCACGTAGGGGAACTCCTCCTGGGTCGGCATCACGGCCTGCACGCCGCGCTTGGCCAGGCGGCCGTGGCCGATTTCACGGCGTTTTGGAGAGCCGATCATGCCCACCTCACCCACGCAGTACGGCGGGAAATTGTAGTGCAGCATGAAGTTCTCTTTGTATTCACCGTCGATGGCATCGATGAGCTGTGCATCGCGGCCCGTGCCCAGGGTCGCAACCACCAGAGCCTGGGTCTCGCCGCGAGTGAACAGGGCGGAACCGTGGGTTCTGGGCAGCACGCCGGTGCGGATACTGATGGGGCGGACGGTCTTCATGTCGCGGCCGTCGATGCGCTTGCCCTCGTTCAGGATGTTGCTGCGCACCACCTCGTACTCCAGGTTCTCCAGGGCGCCACGCACCGCCTTCTCGGGAAACTGCTCGTCCGCCGTGAGGGCGGCAACGGCAGCGGAACGGATTTCCTTGAGGGTCTGCTGACGCAACTGCTTCTCGGGCATGAGGTAGGCCTTGGCGATGCTCTCGCGGGCCTGCGCGGAAACGGCGGCGATCAGGGCAGCGTCCGCTTCGGGCGCCTTCCAGTCCCACGGCTTCACACCGACTTCGGCGGCCAGTTCAAGGATCGCCTTGATGGCGATCTGCATCTGCTCATGGCCGAACAGTACAGCGCCCAGCATGATGTCCTCGGGCAGCATCTTCGCCTCGGACTCCACCATCAGCACCGCCTTCTCTGTACCGGCAACCACCAGATCCAAATCGGAGGTTCCCAATTGGCTCTTGCTCGGATTGAGCAGATACTGACCCTCAGCGTAACCCACCCGCGCGGCGCCGATCGGCCCCTTGAAGGGCATGCCGGAGAGGGTGAGCGCCGCAGAAGCGCCCAACATGGAGGGGATATCCGGATCGATCTCGGGGTTCAGCGACATCACCGTCGCCACCACCTGCACTTCGTTGGTGAACCCCTCAGGAAACAGCGGGCGCACGGGACGGTCGATCAGGCGCGCGGTGAGGGTTTCCTTCTCGCTGGGACGCCCCTCGCGCTTGAAGAATCCGCCGGGGATGCGTCCCGCGGCATAGGTCTTCTCCTGGTAATTCACCGTGAGGGGGAAAAAATCGCCTTCCCGGGTGATCTCCTTCAACCCGACTGCGGTCACGAGCACCACGGTTCCGTCCATGTCCACCATGACGGCGGCGTCAGCTTGGCGGGCGATCTCGCCCGTTTCGAGGGTTACGACGTGGTCACCGTAGCGAAATTGTTTCCGAGTCGGAGGGTTCACGATTATTTCCTTGTCAGCGGCACAGGTTCGAAGGTCAGCCAGAGCTTATTTGCGCAGACCAAGGCGCTCGATCAGGGAGCGGTACCGGTCGGAATCCTTGCTCTTCAGGTAGTCCAGCAGCTTGCGGCGCTGATTGACCAGGCGCAGCAGACCCTGGCGGGAATGGTGGTCTTTCTTGTGCTGGCTGAAATGCGGGGTCAGGTGGTTGATGCGCGCGGTCAGCAGCGCCACCTGAACTTCCGGCGAGCCGGTGTCGTTCGCCGACAGCTGGTACTGCTTGAGCACCGCCTGTTTTTCAACTGAGGTAAAAGCCATTTCTAAACTCCAAAGATGTCAGTCAAAATCAAACAAAGTATTTTACCGCCCTAACTCACCTTCGAACAAGGCGGAATGCGCTTCTAGGTCCCGGATAGTGCCGATTCGGCGCCGCCGTTCCCTTGCACCACCAATCGCCGTGGCGCCACCAGACCGTCCTCGGTCATCTCGCCGATACCCAGGAATCGCTCGCCTGCGTACAGGCGCAAGGGCCCCCGCGCGTTGAGCTTCGGCACCAGCACCGCCTGGCCGCGGCGCATGTGGAAGGCCAGGTCGGGCGTCAGGGAAACCATTGGAAAACCGGTGACGGTGGCATCCGGTGGCCGCAGCGCCCGCACGCGTTCCGCATCGTCCAGGTTTTCCAATTGTTCCAGGGACAGTGCATGTTCCAGGCTGAATTCGCCGACGGCCGTGCGGCGCAGGCGCTCCACATAACCGCCACAGCCCAGGGCCTCGCCGATGTCCTCGACCAGGCTGCGGATGTAGGTTCCCTTGGAACAATGCACGTCCAGGTCCAGCCAGTCGGACCCACGGTCAAGCAAATTTAGTTCATGTATGACGATGCTGCGCGCCGGCCGCTCCACGTCGAGGCCCTGCCGCGCCAGTTCGTAGAGACGCCGTCCCTGGTGCTTGAGTGCGGAATACATGGGCGGCACCTGCTCGATCGCTCCACGAAAACGAGGCAGGACCGACTCGAT
The genomic region above belongs to Methyloterricola oryzae and contains:
- the msrB gene encoding peptide-methionine (R)-S-oxide reductase MsrB, whose protein sequence is MNWRKGEYRKPDPETLKGSLDEEQFYVTQACGTEPPFNNAYWDNHRAGIYVDVVSGEPLFSSLDKFDSGTGWPSFSRPLIQDNIQEHRDVSWMMVRTEVRSTHADSHLGHVFDDGPAPTGLRYCINSAALRFIPKEDLEQEGYGEYLALFGGQE
- a CDS encoding MgtC/SapB family protein, which produces MDLFSKEALAAYWSGPEMGVNLIVFMNLAGSLLLGFLVGYERSYHGRAAGMRTYGLVCIASCALTVIVGYPSFWYGGHPAAHSAFTVPPDPTRVIQGIVTGVGFLGAGVIMKEGLNISGLTTAASIWTASAIGVLVGIGFYGAAILLSLISAGCMMWASKVENWLPSRHAIAISLRFQPGFAPQEKDLAQATLERGYEIAPGSFSINFEHDKMEWRFVAVALGRGRGMPLSQLSHEMSALTGVERFHVSHARN
- the rpsO gene encoding 30S ribosomal protein S15, which codes for MAFTSVEKQAVLKQYQLSANDTGSPEVQVALLTARINHLTPHFSQHKKDHHSRQGLLRLVNQRRKLLDYLKSKDSDRYRSLIERLGLRK
- the pnp gene encoding polyribonucleotide nucleotidyltransferase — translated: MNPPTRKQFRYGDHVVTLETGEIARQADAAVMVDMDGTVVLVTAVGLKEITREGDFFPLTVNYQEKTYAAGRIPGGFFKREGRPSEKETLTARLIDRPVRPLFPEGFTNEVQVVATVMSLNPEIDPDIPSMLGASAALTLSGMPFKGPIGAARVGYAEGQYLLNPSKSQLGTSDLDLVVAGTEKAVLMVESEAKMLPEDIMLGAVLFGHEQMQIAIKAILELAAEVGVKPWDWKAPEADAALIAAVSAQARESIAKAYLMPEKQLRQQTLKEIRSAAVAALTADEQFPEKAVRGALENLEYEVVRSNILNEGKRIDGRDMKTVRPISIRTGVLPRTHGSALFTRGETQALVVATLGTGRDAQLIDAIDGEYKENFMLHYNFPPYCVGEVGMIGSPKRREIGHGRLAKRGVQAVMPTQEEFPYVVRVVSEITESNGSSSMASVCGSSLALMDAGVPTKAPVAGIAMGLIKEGEKFAVLSDIMGDEDHLGDMDFKVAGSRTGVTALQMDIKIDGITPEIMKVALAQAKDGRMHILEKMEAELAAPRQEMSDYAPRIMSFSIDPSKIREVIGKGGATIRSITEETGASIDITDDGVIRVASVDKQAGAEARRRIEAITAEVEVGKIYEGKVARLMDFGAFVTILPGKDGLVHISQISDEHVEKVSDKLSEGDMVRVKVLEIDRQGRVRLSMKAVEAAT
- a CDS encoding M42 family metallopeptidase; its protein translation is MMQSSGDCPDSWQRLCQRIESLVLCHSPSGAEDEIDALILSQLRRLRVECRQDAAGNIIASIPGRDRSRNLAITAHKDEIAAIVKRVAPDGRVEVRKLGGAFPWVYGEGVVDLLGDHGLVSGILSFGSRHVSHESPQKCHQEERALKWENVWIETKLSAGQLEAAGVRAGTRMVVGRHRKAPFRMGDYLASYTLDNKASVALLLDLAETLGEPCCNLHLAFTAREEVGAIGAMFFTRSLAIDELIALEICPKSAEYPLASDETPVLVSQDGYGLYDEALNLKLARAAVSAGLSVQHVVLNGFGSDASIVMKNGHVPRAACLGFPTDNTHGYEIAHLGAIEGCRQVLAAYCGNPGA
- the ppk1 gene encoding polyphosphate kinase 1; the encoded protein is MIINSIRGISKSSRAMLAEHGIFSVEELATANVDQLLKIPGFNRHKAERMVRAARHLVGDMEKHDSAMRLQVHHATARAGTRKDEAVASDETVDLNDPKLYINRELSLLEFNQRVLEQAKDENTPLLERLNFLSISCSNLDEFFEVRVAGLIQKAELSAGRTEPDSLSPHESLAAICQRAHELVAEQYRVLNEVLFPLLEEQGIRFIRRGDWNDSQQQWLRRYFEEELLPILSPMGLDPAHPFPRILNKSLNFIVSLSGKDAFGRDIHMAILQAPRALPRIIQLPQGDTESGPHDFVFLSSIIHAFVDDLFHGMKVRGCYQFRVTRNSEMFLDKEEVDDLLRAIEGELTSRNYGDEVRLEVAENCPDGVVQFLLTQFGLTEDRLYKVDGPVNLSRTREVYDRIERPDLKYPFFASSVPRQLAVNKDDIFEAIRKQDILLHHPYESFAPVIDLIRQAADDPQVVAIKQTLYRTGSNSPIVEALIRAARAGKEVTVVVELLARFDEKANISLATRLQEAGVQVVYGIVGYKTHAKMLLILRREGRDLRYYTHLGTGNYHSTTSRIYTDYGLFTSDKELGEDVRRVFLQLTSLGKVSRLNKLLQSPFTLHGALLRKIDREIEHARRGTPARIVIKVNSVEEPQLIQALYRASMAGVKIVLIVRGVCSLRPGVPGISEHIEVRSIIGRFLEHSRIYWFENNGEHEIYAASADFMKRNMFRRVETCFPIENKKLAERIRQDLELYLKDNSQAWVLQSDGTYRRLTPEPESQLVHVQSCLLEQLAEQG
- the truB gene encoding tRNA pseudouridine(55) synthase TruB; the protein is MSRVRKGRPIDGVLLLDKPAGITSNGAVQRVKRLFQAQKVGHTGSLDPIATGLLPICLGEATKFSAFLLDTDKRYRVLARLGRTTTTGDCEGETVEERAVPGLTDALIESVLPRFRGAIEQVPPMYSALKHQGRRLYELARQGLDVERPARSIVIHELNLLDRGSDWLDLDVHCSKGTYIRSLVEDIGEALGCGGYVERLRRTAVGEFSLEHALSLEQLENLDDAERVRALRPPDATVTGFPMVSLTPDLAFHMRRGQAVLVPKLNARGPLRLYAGERFLGIGEMTEDGLVAPRRLVVQGNGGAESALSGT
- a CDS encoding Bax inhibitor-1/YccA family protein, translated to MNQYDIAQRARVGVLETNKVLRNTYGLLAMTLLFSAFTAGVSMVMGMPYPGPIITLVGYFGLLFLTNKFSNSAWGIVWVFALTGFMGMTLGPILNFYVTQIANGGQLVMTALGGTGAIFLGLSGYALVTRKDFSFMGGMLMVGILVAFLAGLVSLFVPAMPGLHVAVSAMFVLLMSGMILWQTSEIIHGGETNYVLATVSLYVSIFNLFTSLLQLLGIFSSDD